In the Mycolicibacter minnesotensis genome, TGCGGCTCCGCCGATGGCTCCGGCCGCTTCAGTGGTCATCGTGACCGCGCGGCTTGCCGCTCCGGCCACTTTTCGTACCGTCCCTGCGACGGCGTTCATGGGAATTCCCTGCCCTTCAAATGAGCAAATTGGATAATCCGCCCATCTTATGCGCGATTCCGCCAGCGGTCCGAAATCCACACCGAATTCATAGAACTGAGACATTCATAGAACTGAGACGCGCCAATCAGTCCCGCCGGATCTCGACGAGCACCGGCGCGTGGTCACTCGGGGACTTGCCTTTGCGTTCGTCACGGACGATCTCGGCGTGCGCTACCCGAGACGCCAATGCAGGGGAGCCCAGGATGAAATCGATGCGCATGCCCTGCTTCTTCGGAAACCGCAGCTGGGTGTAATCCCAGTATGTGTAGACCCCGGGCCCGGGAGTGAAAGGTCGCACCACATCGAGGAACTTCGCGTCGGCCATCGCCTGAAACGCCAAGCGCTCGGGTTGCGAGACGTGTGTCGCCCCCTCGAAGAACTCCATACTCCAGACGTCGTCGTCGTGTGGCGCGATGTTCCAGTCGCCCACCAGTGCGATCGGTGCCGTGGGGTCGTTCTGCAACCAGCCCTCGGCGGTATTACGCAGCGCGGCCAACCAATTGAGCTTGTAGGTGTAGTGCGGGTCGTCGAGGGCGCGGCCGTTCGGCACGTACAGGCTCCAGACCCGCACCCCGCCGCAGGTAGCCCCCAGCGCCCGCGCCTCCACGGCGGGATCGGCGTCGGCCTTGGCCCAGCCGGGCTGGCCGGGAAACCCGACTTCGACATCGTCCAGCCCGACCCGCGATGCGATCGCCACCCCATTCCACTGGTTCAGGCCGACATGGGCGACCTCGTAGCCCAATTCGTGAAACGGCAGTGTGGGGAATTGGGCGTCGGTGCACTTGGTCTCCTGTATGGCCAGGACATCGACGTCGGCGCGGGCCAGCCAATCGGTCACCCGATCCACTCGGGTCCTGATGGAGTTGACGTTCCAGGTGGCCAGTCGCAGCGCAGTCACGCAGCCACCCTACT is a window encoding:
- a CDS encoding exodeoxyribonuclease III, producing the protein MRLATWNVNSIRTRVDRVTDWLARADVDVLAIQETKCTDAQFPTLPFHELGYEVAHVGLNQWNGVAIASRVGLDDVEVGFPGQPGWAKADADPAVEARALGATCGGVRVWSLYVPNGRALDDPHYTYKLNWLAALRNTAEGWLQNDPTAPIALVGDWNIAPHDDDVWSMEFFEGATHVSQPERLAFQAMADAKFLDVVRPFTPGPGVYTYWDYTQLRFPKKQGMRIDFILGSPALASRVAHAEIVRDERKGKSPSDHAPVLVEIRRD